The Archangium primigenium genomic interval AGTCCCATGGCCGCCTGGACATCCTGGTGAACAACGCGGGCACCGCCACCTCGCGCGCCGTCACCGACCTGTCGCTCGGCGAGTGGCGCGAGCAGCTCGCCGTCAACCTGGACAGCGTCTTCCTCGGCACCAAGTACGCCGTGCGCACCATGCGCCTGGGCAAGCGCGGGGGCTCCATCGTCAACGTGTCCTCGGTGTCCGGCCTCGTGGGCAGCCCGGGCACCTGCGCCTACTCGGCCAGCAAGGGCGGCGTGCGCACGCTCAGCAAGGCCGTGGCCATGGAGTGCGCCCAGGACGGCATCCGCGTCAACTGCGTGCTGCCCGGAGGCGTGCGCACCCCCATCTGGCAGACCGCCGACTGGTGGAAGGGCTTCGTCGACAAGGTGGGCAGCGAGGACGAGGCCTGGAAGCAACTGGAGGCCTCCGCCCCCATGGGCCGCATGGGCGAGCCCGAGGACATCGCCGAGGCCATCCTCTACCTGGCCTCGGACGCCTCGCGCTACGTCACCGGCTCGGAGCTCGTCGTGGACGGCGGCTACACCGCCCGCTGAGCCCCTCGGCTTCTCAGCCCTTGCCCGGCTTGGGCGGGTGGCGCGTCCGCGCCTCCAGCACCCGGGCCATGTTCTCCTCGATCCAGTCCGCCAGCCCGCTCACGTGCTCGGCCACCTCCAGGCCCATGGGCGTGAGGCTGTAGTCCACGCGCGGCGGAATCACCGGGTACACCTCGCGCAGCACGAAGCCGTCCTGCTCCAGCGCCTGGAGCGTCTGCGCGAGCATCTTCTCGCTCACGCCGGCCACCTCGCGCCGCAGCTCGCTGAAGCGCCGCGTGC includes:
- a CDS encoding SDR family NAD(P)-dependent oxidoreductase, which encodes MDRLKDKVALVTGAASGIGRATALLFAREGARVILTDIAGSGEQVVQELRAAGGHGLFLLHDVTDEVAWNKVMSRIYESHGRLDILVNNAGTATSRAVTDLSLGEWREQLAVNLDSVFLGTKYAVRTMRLGKRGGSIVNVSSVSGLVGSPGTCAYSASKGGVRTLSKAVAMECAQDGIRVNCVLPGGVRTPIWQTADWWKGFVDKVGSEDEAWKQLEASAPMGRMGEPEDIAEAILYLASDASRYVTGSELVVDGGYTAR
- a CDS encoding winged helix-turn-helix transcriptional regulator, which gives rise to MAERKKPGALARAVKQHAARRERGDLYAPLCPSRGVLEHVTSRWGVLVLVVLMEGTRRFSELRREVAGVSEKMLAQTLQALEQDGFVLREVYPVIPPRVDYSLTPMGLEVAEHVSGLADWIEENMARVLEARTRHPPKPGKG